tgggtAGTGGCCCAGGGGTGTGTGGGGTTGGGTTGAGCTTCTAGGCCAGGCTGTGAAAACTgggaagaatgagggaggagagggggcagcagAAGTGGTGGGGATGGGCACAACAGGGGGAGTGCAGGGGGAAGGCAGTGCTGAGGGGAAGGTGAACTGTGTGGAGGGGAGCCATGGAGGAGGGCAGTGGGCAGGAGACAGAGAGCTGGGCAGAGAGCAGAGTGGGAAGAGGACAGGGAGCTGTGGGTGGTGCAATGGTGAGGGAGAGGAAGCAGGGGGAAGGGCGAGCCATGGGGGGGGGGCCCGGAGGGGgagttttggggggtggaggggagggggagctgggggtagGAGGGCagtagtgaggggagggggagtgtgagggggcagtggggagggagagctggagAGTTGTGGGGGCAACggtggggatgaggaggggaGAGGATCGGGGGGCAGTAGTGAGAGGAAGGGGAGCCATGGGAGGCaggggggggtgaggagaggagggggagccgtggggggcagtggagagggacagggagctgggggggtgccAGGGGGCACTGGTGGGGGGCAGCAATTCATACAGGTGGGGCTGGTGCTGGAGCGGCTGAGCTGCCAGTGTCCTGCCTGTAATCCCAGCTAATTGGCTTTGCCCCTCAGCCCTGGTGttcctgggggcgggggtgggaaaaTAAGAGGATTTCTCTGACTCCTTCTTAAGGCCCCGCTGTCCCGTCCGCTTGCTCTGTGCCCGACCTGGAGCTGCCTGTCCCAGAGCTGGCTGCCGCGCCCCGGTGCCCGGCCCCATGCCCCACAAGCGGCTAGACGAGGTCGAGTCGGAGACAtgcagagaggggcaggaccTGAATAAGGGGGGCCAGGCGCCCcctaaggaggaggaggagcccaaAGCCAGCAAGAGCCCCGGCTCCGAGTCGCGTCGCAGCTCACACTCCAGCCACGGGCGCAAGCATGGCAAGAAGCATCACGCCGATGCCCATGCCGACGCCACCAAGGCCTACTCGCCCTTCCTCAACACTGTCTTCGGCAGGGTGCGCTTGCcttgggtggagatggggggggcagagcaggatgGGGCACCAGGGAGGCAGGGCATGAGGGTGCTGGATGTGGGGCAGGGCATAGGGGTTCCGGGAGTGGGGCAGAACatggggctccagggtggggcatgggtgtgctgggtgtggggtggagcATGGAGCACTGAGGTGAGGCATTGGGCTTCGCGGGGAGGCATGGGTGTAGGGTAGGGCATGGGGCATTGAGGCGGGGCATGGCGTTCAGGGGTGGGCATGGGGGCTCTGGGTGTAGGGTCAGGCATGGGGCTCCAGGGTGGAGCATGCGAGTGCTGGGTGTGGGGCATGGGGCactgggttgggggcagggatgggtaCATGGGAGTGGGAGCAGTGATGGGGCACAGCATGGGGATTTGAGGAGGTCAGGACgtgggggcagagtgggatgAGGacatgggggtgggatggggcagggcatggAGGCACAGGGGGTAGGAGCAGAGATACAGGTGCGGTGGTGGGGTATGggtgtgtgggggcaggaggagtggATGGATTGTTGTGGGGGGCTGGGCTCGAGGGAAGAGGGTGGATCATGGGTACGAAGAGGGGGAAATGTGGGCAAAAAGGTGCCCGGCAAGTGTGGGCATGGAGAGGACAGGCTGTGGTGTGAGAAGGGCTGGgcatgtggggtggggagtgctgtgtgggggtgggctgggagaggagaggcagctgcagtagggaggcagtgggggcatGGCCAGTTGGACGGTGTTGGTTGGGGAGCTCTTTGGGGTGAGATGAGGCATGGCTAGCTGGATTGTTTGGGTGGGGAGGGCGGACCATGGCTGGGTGGGCACGATCATGGTGGGGGCatgctggggtgggatgggggcagcagggcagggtggcTGTGCAGCACGTACAGCTTTCTGATGCCCAGAacggtgctggggggcaggcacCCTGCCCCCAGGCTCCTCCAGAGCGGGGAGGCGCTGGGCAGGCTCAGAGGgcccaaggggtgggggagaatggggCACTGCAGGCACCAGTGGGCCAGGGGTCCCCACTCCCAGATGGGAAATGGGGCAGCCCCACTGGTGCCCATCATTCCCTGGGGCCAAGAGCCTGGAGGGATGGAGCCCAGTCCTCCAGGTCCTTCTCTGTCCCCCAGGCAGCTCAGTGGGCTGCAGCATGGCATGGCGCCCTTGGGGCTTAACAACGGCCCTGCTGCCTGCACCCTGTCACCCCGATTAGCTGGTATAAATAACCCCTTCTCAGCTCCCTCCTGGGAGACCGCCAATCCCATTATCCCTGGGCGTGGGGCAGCCAGTGCCGGGGCCAGTCAGAGATGGGGGAGTAGGGGCTCTCAGGCAatggagtggggagcagggccctgctggggggagtggggcaggggttgaACGGGTTGAACCATTGGAGGgctggagtgtgggtggggtggggggcactgggagctGGCCGTTGAACCAGGTTGGGGCTGGAGATCACAGCTTTGCCCACAATCTCCTTAATCCCAGTTTCAGCAGGTTAATTTTGGCTGGGATTTCTCACCCGCTTCTGTGGCTTCTAAATGAAGTTGCCACCCTGACAGCACCTCccgcgcctcccctcccccactggacCCTTCACATCACCCCTCTCTGCAATGAGGTGTGTGCTCAAAGAGATGAGACCCCTCCTCACATTTCTCCAATAAAATATCACTGCCGAGCCCAAAATCCTCTAAGGGAtgctggctctgatctggccctggAGTGGGGGAGGACTGCCTGGCTCAGGGGGCAGCGAATGGAACAcaaggcctttcccctctaggggacGCCAGCTCTGATCTGGGCCTGGGGCGGGGGCACTGGCTGGTTCAGGCGCTAGGGGGCCAGTTGGCTGAGGCAGGCTGGCGTGGGGTGctggctgtgctgtggggctgggggcgtgtGGCTCTGCTGCGCTGACCCTGCTGTTCAAGGCTAGTGGGGAAGATGATGGGGATCGAGTTACAAAGGGCAGCAGTTGGGGGCATTAGCACTGAGCTCCCAGCATCCCTGGGAGCCACGGAAACACCCTGGGCATGGAGCCCCTGTCGTCCACCCCTGCTTGCTTTTTGGGGCTGCTccaccctctgccctcccccacttgCCTTGTTCAATCCCTGCTtgctctgggatgggggcagtTTTTCCCAGTTAGCCCTTTCCTGCTAtctcctgccctggctcctgACCCTGCTTGCCATGCTGGcatggctcctaggggtgggttTTGTGGGGAGGGTTTCCCTGACAACAGCTCTGTACCGGGGCTGCCTATCTAAGGGGGGTCCTCCCCACGTTCCTGGGGTCTAACTGCCTGCTCTTCTTTCTGCCCCCAGGAGAGAGATCTTTCCCCAGTAGAACTGGATGGTGAGTTGGCAGGAGTGGGGGCCTGCCCCTGGAAGGGGGGCACTGGGGCCCAGGCATGTCTGTTTGACCTCTTAGAGGTGGGGCAATAGATTGTGCCTGTCTCTCAGACATGCCCAGTCCCCTCTGGGTCAATGGCCAGGGACACAAGGAAGGGCACAGTGCCTGCCAATCTGAGGGGGTGGGTCTGGATTTATTTGTAGACTCTCCCAGTTGTGACCCTGTCCTGGGCTAGAATGTCTCTGGGCAAACCTAGGCATGCCCAGCCTGCAGCAGAGGATTCTGGGTAGCATATCCCACCTGGCATTGCCCACGTTACAATTAGAACGACCACTAGGGGGCGTCCCAGCTGGAACCACTGCTAGTGGTGGAACCCCTCACCGTGCATCCCTGGGGGTCCTGGCAGCAGGGTCTTGGGCGCTGGGTGGCATCAGTGCAGCGGCCAAAGAAGGGGTCACCCCCATGCATCGATGGCCAGTTCGGGTTGGTTCTGACCCAGTTCTCACCCCACTGTGGCTGGTTTCCCTGGAGCCCCAGGGGGACGCCCGGGATAGGCACCCCAGCGCTGAGGGTGGCTCTGGCTCTTCCTcttggcagagctgctggacGCCTTCAAGGAGTTCGACACGGACCAGGATGGCTTTGTGAGCTACAAGGACCTGGGCGCCTGCATGCGCACCATGGGCTACATGCCCACTGAGATGGAGCTCATTGAGATCTCCCAGCACATCAAGATGAGGAGTGAGTGTGGGGAATGGCTGTACCCTCAGGGGTCCCTCCCCGCACTGCATCTCACCCACCCATGAGACCCCTTCTCACTGCTCCCTCTGTgggacctgcccctgccccagagagacccccctcccctcagacTGTTCCCCACCGTgggacctgcccctgccccagagagacccCCGTCCACTCACACTGCTCCCACCTTGGGACCCAGCACTGGCCCCCGAGAGAGAcccccatcccctcagactgCTCCCCCCTGTgggacctgcccctgccccagagagacccccctcctcacACTGCTCCCCCCTGTGGgatcttcccctgccccagagagacccccatcccctcacactcctctgccccatgggaccctacccctgccccagagaaacCCCTGTCCCCTCACACTGCTCCGCCTGTGGGACCTGCCACTACTCCAGAGAGATCCACCTCCCCTTTCACTGCTCCCGCCATGGGacctgcccctgcctctgcccctgccccagatagacacccctcccctcacactgGTCTCCCCGTgggaccctgcccctgccccagagagactCCCATTCCCTCGCACTGTTCCCCCACCATaggacctgcccctgccccagagagacgccccctcccctcacactgcTTCCCCCTGTGagacctgcccctgtcccagagagaccccactcccctgatgTGACTTCCCTCCGTGGGACCCCTCCCCATTGCGGGGGCTGGGCACTGATTTCCTTGTCTCTCCCGCAGTGGGTGGGCGCGTGGACTTTGAGGACTTTGTGGAGATGATGGGGCCGAAACTGCGGGAGGAGACGGCCCACATGGTGGGGGTGCGTGAGCTCAAGATCGCCTTCCGTGAGGTATGGGGGTGTAGGGGAACATGggcacaggggggagggggagcaggtggGGATGTGGCTGCACCCATCCAGTCGGGCGGTCCCACGCTCACCCCATTctctgtccccctgcccccagttgGACAGGAACGGGGACGGGGAGATCAGCAGCATGGAGCTGAAGGATGCCCTCCTGGCCCTGCTGGGGGAGCAGGTCCCGCTGCCGGAGGTGGAGGAGATCCTGCGCGACGTTGACCTCAATGGGGACGGCCACGTGGACTTTGATGGTGAGAGACcctctgcagcccccaccccaccaacccCCTGGGGAACCCATTGACCCCAGggactcccctcaccccactgacTGCACTGGCCTTTGGGAacctgcctcccacccactggtgcTAGAGACCCCCCACCTCCCTTCACACTGAGCCCTAGGGATacctcctctgctcccccccccacagcaagGACTCATCCCTGCAGAGatctcccccttctctccctgccagTGTCTTCCTgtgacaccctcccacccccgcagtcCTCTCTGTGCTCTCCCCCTTGTGTTTAGTTGTGTGCTGGGCCCTTAACCCAGAACTATAGGGTCTAGGTCCCTGGGCTAAagagccaccccccaccccctccagaacAGGGTGAGGCTCAGACCCACTTTCTAGAGCCCCAGGAGGGCTGTTTTTTCACAGGGtgcctgggggcagagctgccTCCTTTGGGATtggatggaggaggggagggagccaAAGCTAGGACTGGGGAGGGGCAAATGAGAGGAGCGGCAGTGATGGCTGCGGGGTGGAGGGGACAATCTccccccagcatcctgtctcccgGGGGGCATGATTCCTGCCCTTTGGCTGCTCCAAGCCCTCACCCTGCCCTTCacagcccccctgcagccctgtgccccctcctgTGGAAGCTCTACATGCACTGCTTGGGGTGGGCAGCAGCATCCTGAAGCCTGGTAGGGGGAGCTGTGGCACGGGTTACGGTCTAGGGGGTGGGATGCAGTGTGGGGTAGCACAGGACAGTGCAGTCCGGCTGTGCTGTGCAGGATGTGCATTGGGAGGCGCTGGTGTTTGCTCACTCCAGGTCCCACGTTGTGTCTCTCTCAGAGTTTGTGATGATGTTGTCCTCCCGCTAACAAGGCCCTCACCCCCCATCGCCATCGCCATTCCAGCCTCCAGGGGACCCGAGCAGCTCCAAGTGGATCCCCACTTCTTGACAACTGGTGACCCCCCTTCTTCGCCAGCAGGAAGTTCCCTCACGACTCCCTTATGGGCCTTTCTAAGAAGACCCCTCCCACCGGGTCTGCCTGCCCCTCTGCTGGCCCCTCTCCCTCACAGTGcgctgccagggagcaggggcctGAATGCCAGTTGGCAACCCCATTGGGGGGCTGCTAAGTCTCTGACGAGGGcaggccctgcaccccagctgggaGCCCAATAGGCGGGCTGTGGAATTTATTAAAAAACTACACGTAAGAATAAAAAACCTTCCCTTGTATTTCAATGAGCATCGGAGCTGGATGGCAGTCTGTACGTTTGCTCTCCGGGACAAGGCCCCTTTCAAATACTATGCACGCGTCACATTCCATTCCCCAAAGTGAGGCTAAGAGGGAGAAAAAGTAAACACAGACAGACGTGCCCTGAATAATGCAATGTGCTGCAATGAGCCTTTGATGGTGATGCACATAAAAAAAGACATACAATTCAAGCctaaattttatatttacttttgaCTTAGGGTAAAAGCTGAAACGAGCCAGACCTGGAACGgcattataattaattatatcaCATTTAAAAACAGTGGAGAAAGTGACATGTACTTGGGAAGACTATTTTGGGAATGACCAGAAATGATTAATTATTAATTGCTTGTCATCCCAAAATATTATTCTCAAGGGTGTGTTGTTGTCTCCACTGAGCATGCTTATGTCCAGAGTTCTTATATTTAGCTTTAATGTTAGTTTCCACTGTCTGAAAATGTTAATTCTGGCACAAATGACAGATCGCAATCTAATGCTAGCCACCATGTTTGTTTGGATTTTAACCCTACTAGCCTCGTTATGGGTTGGTTCCTGAATATTCAAGATTCAAAATTAAGAGTGACCTATGATAGACGCAACGTTACACTACAGTCATATGAACTTGACGTTACAGGAGTCATATGATGGTATCAAGGTATGCCATGGCAGAGAAAAAcattgggaaccactgctttggAGGACTCTGCTCAGTGGACCAAGCCCCCAAGGGGGtcccactcttcctccagggCCGGCCACACCCTCACTtgcctctgggctccagccctcctGCCTCATGTGGGGAGCTCTGCCCAGCAAGGCCAACTGAGCCAGAAGTCCGCTTAGGGATGTGTAACTCTCCAGGGCCTGATGCACTCCAGCGGGTATTTGCAGTGACACGGGGCAGCTTTTCCAACCAGGGCAGGGTTGGTTAGTCCCCTGGCATACAGCTTTCCAAGTCCTGAGGGTAGCCCAAAGAAAGGAAGGTTAAAGCACAATCCTTCTGGCCAAGCCCGAGCAAACCACCTGCCTTGCTGTAGCAAATTCCATCTCAGGCACTGTGTCTCTCTGGCGTCCTTAGTCAGGGCCAAGTTCTTCCAGAAGCCCACTCTTGGTCCTCCACTGGTCACCTCCCAATCCTTTGGCTCCAGGCAAGGACATGCAGAATTCACAGCCCTGCCTGCTGTCCAGTGTCCAGTCCTTAGGGCTTCCCATTGTCTCTCAGGACCCTCTCTTGAGCTGggtcagtttcaaccagtttcctGATGAACCTATTCATTGCGGCCCAGACAGCAagtctctcacatacacactcccctcctgccccacacagcccccccaagAACTGATTTAACTCTCCACTCCCAAACTGGCTAGCAACAcagtacagagggaaactgaggcacacaagattcataaaaatattacagaagatTTCCACTTCAGCACAGCTCTCCTCCCTTGGGGGCCGAACTGAGCAAGACGGCTTTACCCTTTGACCTGGGAGGTTCGAGCCCACCATGGTTATTAGGAGACGCCCTAGCATAATGCCCATTTCCATGGTAGCAGTTCTACCTGGCACTTGCGAGATGCGTACAGCACAGTTTCTAACCAAGCGTACAGGTTTCACAGCACAGGGCAGAGctgtttcacaccctccctttgGTCTGTTCTGTTCGATGACACGAGCAGGGTGCACATGGGAAATTTCCATGCGGTCCCcagccctttggccaccccagaCCCTTTGGGTTTGAAACTGAGTCCTGCCACTACCTCCTCCCTGTCTTTTTCCAGGGAAAGATGAGGGCAGGGAACCCACATTCCTCCATGGGTCAGCCATCCTGGCTGCAGACCGGGGTGTCCTGACCCCTAGGTTGGCTAGGAAGTGACCCCGTGAGCGTCTGGTGGGGTCAACCTGTTGCCCTCACCCTCAGGACAGAGTCCTGTCTTATGGTCCCCAGCCCCGATGGGCTGTGATTCAGACTGTCTTGGGTAGGCGCACCCATCAGGTCCATGGCCATGCCCTGACAAGTTGTGTCCAAGTCCAGTAGTTGCTGTCCAGCTGCTTTACCCTTCCCTGGGGCTTCTTCCTGCTGAGCAGGGCAAATGTGTCTGGCAGTTGTCCTGCCCTGCTCACGTCCTCCCACACTTAGCTAGGGCCTCAGCCACCACCAGACCTAGCTTGGCCtctgcttccccaggctggctccCTTGGTCACAGCAGCAGGCCTCAGGGAAGTTGTGCCTGAGCCCATGTGACTCACATCTGCTGTGTGGAGATGGCTGGGTCCATTCCTCTGCCCCACTTGGATACAGCCGTCTGCTTACGGGTCTCCCGACCTTAACCTTTCCTCCTTCTCCCTATATGCACTGTCACTAACACCTCCGGTCTGCTTGGTTCAGACTCTGGGCTAGTCCAGGAGGAGGGGCTGAATTTTATCTTAAAGTGACACATTCATTCCCAAAAAGGAAGTCAAAGCTGATGTCCTGGAGACCAGCCACCCTGATCCTTCCTGTGTCTGCCAAGGGATCTCAGCCATAGGTAGGGCCAATGGCTTCCCATTTGGAACCTTCCTTCAGGTTGTCCTGCCTTTCAGGATTTGATGGGGTTTCACCAGCAAGGATTCTC
The nucleotide sequence above comes from Caretta caretta isolate rCarCar2 chromosome 6, rCarCar1.hap1, whole genome shotgun sequence. Encoded proteins:
- the CABP4 gene encoding calcium-binding protein 4, producing MPHKRLDEVESETCREGQDLNKGGQAPPKEEEEPKASKSPGSESRRSSHSSHGRKHGKKHHADAHADATKAYSPFLNTVFGRERDLSPVELDELLDAFKEFDTDQDGFVSYKDLGACMRTMGYMPTEMELIEISQHIKMRMGGRVDFEDFVEMMGPKLREETAHMVGVRELKIAFRELDRNGDGEISSMELKDALLALLGEQVPLPEVEEILRDVDLNGDGHVDFDEFVMMLSSR